One stretch of Streptomyces sp. A2-16 DNA includes these proteins:
- a CDS encoding DegT/DnrJ/EryC1/StrS family aminotransferase, producing the protein MLRAAGVGVGDEVVVPAFGNVEVAQAVTLAGALPVFADIHPVSYCLDASAVEAAITPRTAAIVVVHRFGRPADMARLLGVGQRHGLLVLQEGESAPYDEVAQRRERACYLDGKLRGVRTPDGGDGHTYQQYVVRVPGNGRPDRDAFARALRSKGVECRVPVKTPVHRLPEFRRCVSLPETERAADETLALPVDASLTKRDMQRVVAACNALGGLLQPAF; encoded by the coding sequence ATGCTCAGGGCCGCCGGCGTCGGAGTCGGTGACGAGGTCGTCGTACCGGCCTTCGGGAACGTCGAGGTCGCCCAGGCGGTGACACTCGCGGGTGCGCTTCCGGTGTTCGCGGACATACATCCGGTCAGCTACTGCCTCGACGCGTCCGCTGTCGAAGCGGCCATCACTCCGCGGACGGCGGCCATCGTGGTCGTACACCGATTCGGGCGGCCGGCCGACATGGCGCGGCTGCTCGGGGTGGGGCAGCGGCACGGGCTGCTGGTGCTGCAGGAGGGTGAGTCCGCGCCGTACGACGAAGTCGCACAGCGTCGGGAGCGGGCGTGCTATCTCGATGGGAAGTTGCGCGGGGTGCGCACGCCCGATGGCGGCGACGGGCACACCTATCAGCAGTACGTCGTGCGGGTGCCGGGGAACGGGCGACCGGACCGGGATGCCTTTGCGCGGGCCCTGCGGAGCAAGGGAGTCGAGTGCCGCGTCCCGGTGAAGACGCCCGTGCACCGGCTGCCCGAATTCCGGCGCTGTGTATCGCTGCCGGAAACCGAACGGGCCGCCGACGAGACGCTCGCGCTGCCGGTGGACGCTTCCCTGACGAAGCGGGACATGCAGCGGGTCGTGGCCGCGTGCAATGCGCTCGGCGGACTGCTTCAGCCTGCCTTCTGA
- a CDS encoding SpoIIE family protein phosphatase, translating into MTTGLIPGGQNPDPRPTGGLPQQRHAPVGQAALHVDNRSRSSVITARAAASFEPVGRSVATARSFVRDTLQGWGFADIVDDAVVLTSELVTNAVVHAGTSADVLCLRSDDGVRVEVADRYPEREIPLQGQAVNMGNLDREGGRGLQLCAALAGRWGVEYTPTHKQVWFQLDLPERPVGTRTAGPSLPADLLPLADGRVRVAVVQIDRTCAITSWNEDAEELFGYAAEQVIGKPLTDLAAWPHTPGTGTGIAEALQLSRWEGSYGIRAANGRVASVYASHLRVRDTGGEPSTVCLLVRDHERAVLQTPLRVPASDTTTSSDGQSTDPFEVFIGSPAPDDLDGLLQRTVERARDMLDGDSAFLLLATDDETELEVRASTGLPSARQRFARVPVEAGPGRYGSARMPAVHDDLLAVPGAVPLLSGTGMRSVVTVPLKVEGRLTGSLGVAAEGPGRYSNEEALRLQFAADRIALAVESARLGELERLRRGSLSFLVEASDLLAGTLDRDQTLALMAQMTVPTLATWCAVYTIADQASDPYLSYVLHEDEELIDGIKSLLSKVQPPDPVPTPGARVWSAPGEAAHQAALRSSMRSLGLSGGPTHQLASGIGPTLATASAVGGETVVLPLVARNRVIGMLTLGKPADEHFRQEILELAEDLSRRAALALDNARLYSERTAISQSLQRSLLPPELPEIDGVEVEVIYRAAGEGNEVGGDFYDVFPISDGAYGFAIGDVCGTGPNAAAVTGLARHALRLLAREGLSGPAVLERLNSAILDEGARSRFLTLLYGELWPQEDGSARLKVVCAGHPLPLRLRQDGTVEPAAEPQPLLGVMEDLELYEETVTLDPGDVLLCVTDGVTERREGTRMLGDDGLADVLTTCTGLTAGAVAARIMRAVERFASDAPSDDMAILAMRVPGLHQD; encoded by the coding sequence ATGACCACCGGACTGATCCCCGGGGGACAGAACCCGGACCCCCGGCCGACGGGCGGTCTGCCGCAGCAGCGGCATGCGCCGGTCGGCCAGGCAGCCCTGCACGTCGACAACCGGTCGAGGAGTTCTGTGATCACCGCGCGCGCGGCCGCCAGCTTCGAGCCTGTCGGACGATCGGTAGCGACCGCCCGCTCCTTCGTCCGCGACACCCTCCAGGGCTGGGGCTTCGCCGACATCGTCGACGACGCGGTCGTCCTCACCAGCGAACTCGTCACCAACGCCGTGGTGCATGCGGGCACCTCCGCGGACGTTCTGTGTCTGCGCAGTGACGACGGTGTCCGGGTCGAGGTGGCCGACCGCTACCCCGAGCGGGAGATCCCGCTCCAGGGCCAGGCCGTCAACATGGGCAACCTCGACCGCGAGGGCGGCCGCGGTCTCCAGCTGTGCGCCGCGCTCGCCGGCCGCTGGGGCGTCGAGTACACCCCCACCCACAAGCAGGTCTGGTTCCAGCTCGACCTGCCCGAACGCCCGGTGGGCACCCGCACGGCGGGCCCGTCCCTGCCCGCGGACCTCCTCCCGCTGGCCGACGGCCGCGTCCGCGTCGCCGTCGTCCAGATCGACCGCACGTGCGCCATCACCTCGTGGAACGAGGACGCCGAGGAACTCTTCGGCTACGCCGCCGAACAGGTGATCGGCAAGCCGCTCACGGACCTCGCGGCCTGGCCGCACACCCCGGGCACCGGCACCGGAATCGCCGAGGCACTCCAACTCTCGCGCTGGGAGGGCAGTTACGGCATAAGGGCCGCCAACGGCCGCGTCGCCTCGGTCTACGCCTCCCACCTGCGCGTCCGCGACACCGGCGGCGAGCCCTCCACGGTCTGCCTCCTGGTCCGCGACCACGAACGCGCCGTACTCCAGACGCCGTTGCGCGTCCCCGCCTCCGACACGACCACCTCCTCCGACGGCCAGAGCACCGACCCCTTCGAGGTGTTCATCGGCTCCCCCGCCCCGGACGACCTCGACGGCCTCCTCCAGCGCACGGTCGAACGCGCGCGCGACATGCTCGACGGCGACTCCGCCTTCCTGCTCCTCGCGACGGACGACGAGACGGAGCTGGAGGTCCGCGCCTCGACCGGCCTGCCCTCGGCTCGACAGCGCTTCGCGCGCGTGCCCGTCGAAGCGGGCCCCGGCCGCTACGGCTCCGCGCGCATGCCCGCCGTCCACGACGACCTCCTGGCCGTACCGGGCGCCGTGCCGCTCCTGAGCGGCACCGGCATGCGTTCGGTCGTCACGGTCCCCCTGAAGGTCGAGGGGCGCCTCACCGGCTCCCTGGGCGTGGCCGCGGAGGGCCCCGGCAGATACTCGAACGAAGAGGCCCTGCGCCTCCAATTCGCCGCCGACCGCATCGCGTTGGCCGTCGAGTCGGCCCGCCTGGGCGAACTCGAACGCCTGCGGCGCGGCTCCCTGAGCTTCCTCGTCGAGGCCTCCGACCTCCTCGCCGGCACCCTGGACCGCGACCAGACGCTGGCCCTCATGGCCCAGATGACCGTCCCGACCCTGGCCACCTGGTGCGCCGTCTACACGATCGCCGACCAGGCCTCGGATCCCTATCTGTCGTACGTCCTGCACGAGGACGAGGAACTCATCGACGGCATCAAGTCGTTGCTGTCGAAGGTGCAGCCCCCGGACCCGGTCCCCACTCCCGGCGCCCGCGTCTGGTCGGCCCCCGGCGAGGCGGCCCACCAGGCCGCCCTGCGCAGCTCGATGCGCAGCCTCGGACTCAGCGGCGGACCCACCCACCAGCTCGCCTCCGGAATCGGCCCCACGCTGGCCACGGCCTCCGCTGTCGGCGGCGAGACCGTCGTCCTCCCCTTGGTCGCCCGCAACCGTGTCATCGGCATGCTGACCCTCGGCAAGCCGGCCGACGAGCACTTCCGCCAGGAAATCCTGGAACTGGCCGAGGACTTGTCCCGCCGGGCCGCCCTGGCCCTGGACAACGCCCGCCTCTACTCCGAGCGCACGGCCATCAGCCAGTCCCTCCAGCGCAGCCTCCTGCCTCCGGAGCTGCCCGAGATCGACGGCGTCGAGGTCGAGGTCATCTACCGCGCGGCCGGCGAGGGCAACGAGGTCGGCGGCGACTTCTACGACGTGTTCCCCATCAGCGACGGCGCGTACGGCTTCGCCATCGGCGACGTCTGCGGCACGGGCCCGAACGCGGCGGCGGTGACAGGACTCGCCCGACACGCCCTCCGCCTCCTGGCCAGGGAGGGCCTGAGCGGCCCCGCCGTCCTGGAGCGCCTGAACTCCGCGATCCTCGACGAGGGCGCCCGCAGCCGCTTCCTGACGCTCCTGTACGGCGAGCTGTGGCCGCAGGAGGACGGCAGCGCGCGCCTGAAGGTGGTCTGCGCCGGCCACCCGCTCCCGCTCCGCCTGCGCCAGGACGGCACCGTGGAACCGGCCGCCGAACCCCAGCCGCTCCTCGGCGTCATGGAGGACCTGGAGCTCTACGAGGAGACGGTCACCCTCGACCCGGGCGATGTCCTGCTCTGCGTCACGGACGGCGTCACCGAGCGCCGTGAAGGTACCCGCATGCTGGGCGACGACGGTCTCGCCGACGTCCTCACCACGTGCACGGGCCTGACGGCCGGCGCGGTAGCGGCCCGCATCATGCGCGCGGTCGAGCGTTTCGCTTCCGACGCCCCGTCAGACGACATGGCGATTCTGGCGATGCGCGTCCCGGGCCTCCACCAGGACTGA
- a CDS encoding HAMP domain-containing protein produces the protein MESGAATRGTRTRAKDGQSPSGRRKPRGGTTAVDAAALDRLLAALVSMRDGNFRKRLTVSGDGVMSEIAAVFNEVADRNLHLTGELSRVRRMVGREGKLTERLETGACEGSWASAIDASNALVDDLVRPVSEVGRVLSAVAEGDLSPRMELRTQATDGTGHPLRGEFLKVGRTVNNLVDQLSTFTDEVTRVASEVGTEGKLGGQARVRGMSGSWKDLTESVNTMAYRLTAQVRDIALVTTAVAKGDLSRKVTVHVAGEMLELKNTVNTMVDQLSSFSSEVTRVAREVGVEGELGGQAQVPGVAGVWKDLTDSVNLMAGNLTAQVRGIAQVTTAVANGDLSQKVTVSARGEVAQLADTINQMTETLRIFADEVTRVANEVGAEGQLGGQANVPGAAGTWKDLTDSVNTVFRNLTTQVRDIAAVTTAVANGDLSQKVTVDVAGEMLELKNTVNGMVDQLSAFGAEVTRVAREIGVEGELGGQAQVPGAAGTWKDLTDSVNTAFRNLTGQVRNIAQVTTAVANGDLSQKVTVDVSGEMLQLKNTVNTMVDQLSAFADQVTRMARDVGTEGRLGGQAVVPGVSGTWKELTDSVNFMGGNLTSQVRQIAQVTTAVARGDLSQKIDVDARGEILELKNTINTMVDQLSAFADQVTRVAREVGTEGRLGGQAQVPGVAGVWRDLTDSVNGMAGNLTAQVRNIAQVATAVARGDLSQKIDVDARGEILELKNTLNTMVDQLSSFADQVTRVAREVGTEGILGGQAEVQGVSGTWKDLTQSVNFMANNLTIQVRNIAEVTTAVAKGDLSKKITVDAKGEILELVTTVNTMVDQLSSFAEQVTRVAREVGTEGQLGGQARVPGVTGIWKDLSDNVNLMANNLTMQVRNISQVANAVANGDLTRTVTIEARGEVAQLADTFNTMVKTLSSFADQVTKVAREVGTDGILGGQARVPGVAGTWKDLTESVNQMASNLTGQVRNIAMVTTAIAKGDLTKKIDIDARGEILELKTTINTMVDQLSSFAEEVTRVAREVGTEGQLGGQARVRDVDGTWRDLTESVNEMAGNLTRQVRAIARVATAVTRGDLNLKIDVDASGEIQELQDYINKMIANLRDTTIANKEQDWLKGNLARISALMQGRRDLEDVASLIMSELTPVVTAQHGAFFVAMPLLDGKDLSAEAEDQYELRMLGSYGYSMGSMPTSFRPGEALIGTAAEEKRTILVENAPSGYLKISSGLGEAPPAQVIVLPVLFEGKVLGVIELASFTPFTQIQKDFLNQIAEMIATSVNTISVNTKTEVLLKQSQELTEQLRERSAELENRQKALQASNAELEEKAELLAQQNRDIEVKNTEIEEARQVLEERAEQLAVSMRYKSEFLANMSHELRTPLNSLLILAKLLADNADSNLTPKQVEFAETIHGAGSDLLQLINDILDLSKVEAGKMDVSPTRIALVQLVDYVEATFRPLTAEKGLDLSVRVSPELPATLHTDEQRLLQVLRNLLSNAVKFTDSGAVELVIRPAGRDVPLAIREQLLEAGSLRDADADLIAFSVTDTGIGIAGSKMRVIFEAFKQADGTTSRKYGGTGLGLSISREIAQLLGGEIHAQSEPGRGSTFTLYLPLHPSELPPQGYQQSMPALEAGDLVASTSENGMSGVEVETPAEVKSYQETQNGAAALFRRRRRTAPALEQRIGQPDSWSAVEHQATPQPRRGIRFGGEKVLIVDDDIRNVFALTSVLEQHGLSVLYAENGREGIEVLEQHEDVAVVLMDIMMPEMDGYATTNAIRRMPQFAGLPIIALTAKAMKGDREKAIESGASDYVTKPVDPDHLLSVMQQWMRGE, from the coding sequence GTGGAGTCTGGCGCAGCGACGCGGGGCACTAGGACGCGCGCGAAGGACGGACAGTCCCCGAGCGGCCGGCGCAAACCGCGGGGCGGGACCACCGCGGTGGACGCGGCTGCCCTGGACCGGCTGCTGGCCGCGCTGGTCTCGATGCGTGACGGGAACTTCCGCAAGCGGCTCACGGTGTCCGGCGACGGCGTGATGTCGGAGATCGCGGCGGTCTTCAACGAGGTGGCCGACCGCAATCTGCATCTGACGGGTGAGCTGTCGCGGGTGCGGCGCATGGTGGGCCGTGAGGGCAAACTCACGGAACGGCTGGAAACAGGCGCCTGTGAGGGCTCCTGGGCGTCTGCCATCGATGCCTCCAACGCGCTCGTGGACGATCTCGTACGGCCCGTCTCCGAGGTCGGCCGGGTGCTGTCCGCGGTCGCGGAGGGCGATCTGTCGCCCCGGATGGAGCTCAGGACCCAGGCCACGGACGGGACGGGGCATCCGCTGCGCGGGGAGTTCCTGAAGGTCGGGCGGACTGTAAACAACCTTGTCGATCAGCTGTCCACCTTCACCGACGAGGTGACGCGTGTGGCCAGTGAGGTCGGCACCGAGGGCAAGCTCGGCGGGCAGGCACGCGTGCGTGGCATGTCGGGTTCGTGGAAGGACCTGACCGAGTCCGTCAACACGATGGCGTACCGGCTGACGGCCCAGGTGCGCGACATCGCCCTGGTGACCACGGCGGTCGCCAAGGGTGATCTGTCCCGCAAGGTCACCGTTCACGTGGCCGGCGAGATGCTGGAGCTGAAGAACACCGTCAACACGATGGTGGACCAGCTGTCCTCCTTCTCCTCCGAGGTGACCCGCGTCGCCCGCGAGGTGGGCGTCGAGGGCGAGCTCGGCGGCCAGGCGCAGGTGCCGGGTGTGGCCGGGGTGTGGAAGGACCTCACCGATTCGGTGAACCTCATGGCCGGCAACCTGACGGCCCAGGTGCGCGGGATCGCCCAGGTGACGACCGCGGTCGCCAATGGTGACCTGTCGCAGAAGGTGACGGTCTCCGCACGCGGCGAGGTCGCCCAGCTCGCCGACACGATCAACCAGATGACCGAGACGCTGCGGATCTTCGCCGACGAGGTCACGCGTGTGGCCAACGAGGTCGGCGCCGAGGGTCAGCTGGGCGGGCAGGCGAACGTGCCGGGTGCGGCGGGAACGTGGAAGGACCTCACCGATTCGGTGAACACGGTCTTCCGGAACCTCACCACTCAGGTGCGGGACATCGCCGCTGTGACCACGGCGGTGGCCAACGGTGACCTGTCGCAGAAGGTCACCGTGGACGTGGCCGGCGAGATGCTGGAGCTGAAGAACACCGTCAACGGGATGGTGGACCAGCTGTCCGCATTCGGTGCCGAGGTCACGCGCGTGGCGCGCGAGATCGGTGTCGAGGGTGAGCTGGGCGGTCAGGCGCAGGTTCCCGGGGCCGCCGGTACCTGGAAGGACCTCACCGACTCCGTCAACACGGCGTTCAGGAACCTCACCGGACAGGTGAGGAACATCGCCCAGGTGACGACGGCGGTGGCCAACGGCGACCTGTCGCAGAAGGTCACCGTGGACGTCTCCGGCGAGATGCTCCAGCTGAAGAACACCGTGAACACGATGGTGGACCAGCTGTCCGCCTTCGCCGACCAGGTGACGCGGATGGCCCGGGACGTGGGCACCGAGGGCCGGCTCGGCGGTCAGGCCGTCGTGCCCGGGGTCTCCGGCACCTGGAAGGAGCTCACCGACTCCGTCAACTTCATGGGTGGCAACCTCACCTCGCAGGTGCGGCAGATCGCCCAGGTGACGACCGCGGTGGCCCGGGGTGACCTGTCGCAGAAGATCGACGTGGACGCGCGCGGCGAGATCCTGGAGCTGAAGAACACCATCAACACGATGGTGGACCAGCTCTCCGCCTTCGCCGACCAGGTGACCCGCGTGGCCCGCGAGGTGGGCACCGAGGGCCGCCTCGGCGGACAGGCGCAGGTGCCCGGCGTCGCCGGTGTGTGGCGGGACCTGACCGACTCCGTGAACGGAATGGCAGGAAACCTTACTGCTCAGGTGCGGAACATCGCCCAGGTGGCCACCGCGGTGGCCCGGGGTGACCTGTCGCAGAAGATCGACGTGGACGCGCGCGGCGAGATCCTGGAGCTGAAGAACACCCTCAACACGATGGTGGACCAGCTCTCCAGCTTCGCCGACCAGGTGACCCGGGTGGCCCGCGAGGTGGGCACCGAGGGCATCCTGGGCGGGCAGGCCGAGGTGCAGGGTGTCTCCGGCACCTGGAAGGACCTCACGCAGTCCGTGAACTTCATGGCGAACAACCTGACCATCCAGGTGCGCAACATCGCCGAGGTCACCACGGCGGTCGCCAAGGGCGATCTCTCCAAGAAGATCACCGTGGACGCGAAGGGCGAGATCCTCGAGCTCGTCACCACCGTCAACACGATGGTCGACCAGCTGTCGTCCTTCGCCGAGCAGGTGACCCGGGTGGCCCGTGAGGTGGGTACCGAGGGCCAGCTCGGCGGTCAGGCGCGGGTGCCGGGTGTCACGGGCATCTGGAAGGACCTCAGCGACAACGTGAACCTGATGGCCAACAACCTGACCATGCAGGTGCGCAACATCTCCCAGGTGGCGAACGCGGTCGCCAACGGTGACCTCACGCGGACGGTGACGATCGAGGCGCGCGGTGAGGTCGCGCAGCTCGCGGACACCTTCAACACCATGGTGAAGACGCTGAGTTCGTTCGCCGACCAGGTCACCAAGGTGGCCCGTGAGGTGGGCACGGACGGCATCCTGGGCGGCCAGGCGCGGGTGCCCGGTGTGGCCGGCACCTGGAAGGACCTCACCGAGTCCGTGAACCAGATGGCGTCCAACCTGACCGGTCAGGTGCGGAACATCGCCATGGTGACGACGGCCATCGCCAAGGGCGACCTGACGAAGAAGATCGACATCGATGCCCGCGGCGAGATCCTGGAGCTGAAGACGACCATCAACACGATGGTCGACCAGCTGTCCTCCTTCGCGGAGGAGGTCACGCGAGTGGCCCGCGAGGTGGGTACGGAAGGACAGCTGGGCGGACAGGCACGCGTGCGTGACGTCGACGGCACCTGGCGGGACCTGACCGAGTCCGTGAACGAAATGGCAGGAAACCTTACTCGCCAGGTGCGAGCCATCGCGCGCGTGGCGACCGCGGTGACCAGGGGCGACCTGAACCTCAAGATCGACGTGGACGCGTCCGGGGAGATCCAGGAGCTCCAGGACTACATCAACAAGATGATCGCCAACCTGCGCGACACCACGATCGCCAACAAGGAGCAGGACTGGCTCAAGGGCAACCTGGCCCGTATCTCGGCGCTCATGCAGGGCCGCCGGGACCTGGAGGACGTGGCCTCGCTGATCATGAGCGAGCTGACGCCGGTGGTGACCGCGCAGCACGGCGCGTTCTTCGTCGCGATGCCGCTGCTCGACGGCAAGGACCTCAGTGCGGAGGCCGAGGACCAGTACGAGCTGCGGATGCTCGGCTCGTACGGCTACTCGATGGGCTCCATGCCGACCTCGTTCCGGCCGGGTGAGGCGCTCATCGGGACGGCCGCCGAGGAGAAGCGCACGATCCTGGTGGAGAACGCGCCCAGCGGCTATCTGAAGATCTCCTCCGGCCTCGGAGAGGCGCCGCCCGCGCAAGTGATCGTCCTCCCGGTGCTCTTCGAGGGCAAGGTGCTCGGTGTCATCGAGCTCGCGTCCTTCACACCCTTTACGCAGATCCAGAAGGACTTCCTCAACCAGATCGCCGAGATGATCGCGACCAGCGTCAACACCATCTCCGTCAACACCAAGACGGAGGTGCTGCTGAAGCAGTCGCAGGAGCTGACCGAGCAACTCAGGGAGCGGTCGGCGGAGTTGGAGAACCGGCAGAAGGCCCTTCAGGCGTCCAACGCCGAGCTGGAGGAGAAGGCCGAGCTGCTGGCCCAGCAGAACCGCGACATCGAGGTCAAGAACACCGAGATCGAGGAGGCGCGGCAGGTCCTGGAGGAGCGCGCCGAGCAACTGGCCGTATCGATGCGGTACAAGAGCGAGTTCCTGGCCAACATGTCGCACGAGCTGCGGACGCCGCTGAACTCGCTGCTGATCCTCGCCAAGCTGCTCGCCGACAACGCGGACTCCAACCTCACCCCGAAGCAGGTCGAGTTCGCCGAGACCATCCACGGAGCGGGCTCCGATCTGCTCCAGCTCATCAACGACATCCTCGACCTGTCGAAGGTCGAGGCGGGCAAGATGGACGTCTCGCCGACACGCATCGCGCTCGTCCAGCTCGTGGACTACGTGGAGGCCACCTTCCGGCCGCTGACCGCGGAGAAGGGCCTGGACCTGTCCGTGCGGGTCTCGCCCGAGCTGCCCGCCACGCTGCACACCGACGAACAGCGGCTGCTGCAGGTGCTGCGCAACCTGCTCTCCAACGCGGTGAAGTTCACCGACTCCGGGGCGGTCGAGCTGGTCATCCGGCCCGCCGGGCGGGATGTGCCGCTGGCCATCCGGGAGCAGCTGCTGGAGGCCGGCTCACTGCGGGACGCGGACGCCGATCTGATCGCGTTCTCCGTGACCGACACGGGCATCGGCATCGCGGGCAGCAAGATGCGGGTGATCTTCGAGGCGTTCAAGCAGGCCGACGGCACGACCAGCCGCAAGTACGGCGGCACCGGCCTCGGGCTGTCGATCTCGCGGGAGATCGCGCAACTCCTCGGCGGTGAGATCCACGCGCAGAGCGAGCCGGGACGCGGATCGACGTTCACGCTGTATTTGCCGTTGCACCCCAGCGAACTGCCGCCGCAGGGCTACCAGCAGTCCATGCCCGCCCTGGAGGCCGGCGACCTGGTGGCGTCCACGTCGGAGAACGGGATGTCCGGGGTCGAGGTGGAGACGCCGGCCGAGGTGAAGTCGTACCAGGAGACGCAGAACGGTGCGGCGGCTCTCTTCCGGCGTCGTCGCAGGACCGCGCCCGCCCTCGAACAGCGGATCGGACAGCCGGACAGCTGGTCGGCGGTGGAGCACCAGGCGACCCCGCAGCCGCGCCGGGGCATCCGGTTCGGCGGGGAGAAGGTGCTGATCGTCGACGACGACATCCGCAACGTCTTCGCGCTCACCAGCGTTCTTGAACAGCACGGACTGTCCGTGCTCTACGCGGAGAACGGCCGTGAGGGCATCGAGGTCCTCGAACAGCACGAGGATGTGGCGGTCGTCCTGATGGACATCATGATGCCGGAGATGGACGGGTACGCGACGACCAACGCGATCCGCAGGATGCCGCAGTTCGCCGGGCTCCCGATCATCGCGCTGACCGCCAAGGCGATGAAGGGCGACCGGGAGAAGGCCATCGAGTCGGGCGCCTCCGACTACGTGACCAAGCCGGTGGATCCCGATCATCTGCTGTCGGTCATGCAACAGTGGATGCGAGGGGAGTGA